The genomic interval CCCCCATCGGCGCTCAGCCAAGAGACCATTTTGGCGGCGGTATCGGCTGTCTGGGATGCCGCGGAGCAGACCCACGACCTGGACAGCTTTTTGCAGCAGGGGGTAGATATCCTGCGGCGCATCCTTCACGCTGACCGGGTGGTGGTCTATCGGTTTTTGGCTAATCACGATGGCGTCATTGCGGCTGAGTCGGTGGGGGCTGGCTGGCTGGCCCTGCGGGGGGAGCTGATCTACGATCCCTGCTTTGAAAATGGTTGGGGCGATCGCTACCGCCAGGGCCACGTTGGCCTGGTTGCCGACGTGCAGCACGACAGCCTCGAACCCTGCTACGCCAGCCTGCTCACCCGAATGCAGGTCCAGGCCAAGGTAGCGGTGCCTGTATTTGCTGGCCCCGACCTGTGGGCGCTGCTGATTGTGCACCACTGCGAAAGCCCCCGCCAGTGGCATCCGTCCCACTGCGACCTGCTCAAGCACGTGGCTCGCCAGATCGGCCACACCGCTTTTCAAAGCCAGCTCCAGCACCGGCTTTTGGTGGCTCAGCAGCAGCTTGAGCAGCGGCAAGTTGCGGCGTCGCAGGCCGAAGAACTGTTTCAGCTCTTTACCGAGCACGTTGACCAACTCCTGTTTGTCCGCGATGCGGCGTCGGGGCAGTTTTTATACGTCAATACCGCCTTTGAGCGGATTTGGGAGCAGCCCGCCGCCGCTCTCTACGCCGACCCCAATCTCTGGCTGGACCAGATTCATCCCGACGACTTGCCCCAGGTGCAGACCTCCCTGAGCCGCCAGTTCGAGGGCAACTCGGTGCGGCGGGAATATCGCATTCTGCGGCCCAGCGGCAGCGTGCGCTGGATCAAGGCCCAGGTGCGCGTGGTCGAAGATGACCAGGGCCAGCCGCAGTACATGGTGGGCTGGGCCGAAGACTGCACCGATCGCCGCGAACTACAGGCCCATCTGCGGGCCACCGAGACCACCCTCAGTCGTCGGGTGGGGCAGGAGCAGCTGCTGCGCATCCTGACCGCCCGCATGCGCGAGACCCTAAACTTTGGCACCATTCTGTCGGCCACGGTGGCGGGGATCAAAACGGTGTTTAACGCCGATCGCGCGGTGATTTTTCAAATTCTGGCCAACGGCGATCGGCGCATTGCCCACCAGGCCAATCACCACCCCTACGCCGCCGTCACCAGCGCCATGATTCCGCCCGGACCGCTGCCCGCCCCCTACCTGGCCAAGCTGCAATCCGGGCAGCCCCAAATTCACAACGACATTGCCACCGACCCCTGGCCCTCCGCGATCGCGGCTTTTTTAAGTCACATCGAGGTCAAATCGGCGATGGTGGCCCCGATTGCCCATCCCTCGGGGGGCGATCGCCATCCGGTGTGGGGGATTTTGGTGGTGCATGCCTGCGGCGAAAACCGCCAGTGGCAGCCCTTTGAGGCCAACATGCTGCAACACTTTGCCGACCAGCTCACCACGGCGCTGCACCAGGCCGAGCTGTACCGGAAACTGCAGGCCGCCAACCGCGAACTCGATCGCATCGCCAGGGTCGATAGCCTCACCCAGCTGGCCAATCGCCGCGGGCTCGATGACCACCTCAACCAGGAGTGGCAGCGGCTGGGCCGAGAGCGCAAACCCCTCAGCGTGGTGCTGGCCGACGTCGATTTTTTTAAGTCCTACAACGATACCTACGGCCACGGGGCCGGTGACCACTGCCTGGTTGTTATCGCCAGCGCCATTCGCCACGGCATTCGTCGCCCTGCCGATTTGGCGGCCCGCTACGGGGGTGAAGAATTTGCGCTGGTGCTGCCCGATACCGATACCGCCGGGGCTATTCAGGTAGTGCAGCTGGTACGCCATCACCTGCAAAGCCTGGGCCTGCCCCACGGGGCCAGCCCCAATCGCCCCACCATCACGCTGAGCTTTGGCATCGCCACGCTGGTGCCCGACCCAGAACAGCCGGCGGAAAGCATTCTGACGGCGGCTGACCAGGCGCTCTACAGAGCCAAGGCCGCGGGCCGCAACCAGTACCAGGTGTTTCAAGCCTAGGGGCTGTCTTCAATAGTGGGCTGCCCCCCC from Leptolyngbya sp. KIOST-1 carries:
- a CDS encoding diguanylate cyclase domain-containing protein, producing the protein MTHHLPPPSALSQETILAAVSAVWDAAEQTHDLDSFLQQGVDILRRILHADRVVVYRFLANHDGVIAAESVGAGWLALRGELIYDPCFENGWGDRYRQGHVGLVADVQHDSLEPCYASLLTRMQVQAKVAVPVFAGPDLWALLIVHHCESPRQWHPSHCDLLKHVARQIGHTAFQSQLQHRLLVAQQQLEQRQVAASQAEELFQLFTEHVDQLLFVRDAASGQFLYVNTAFERIWEQPAAALYADPNLWLDQIHPDDLPQVQTSLSRQFEGNSVRREYRILRPSGSVRWIKAQVRVVEDDQGQPQYMVGWAEDCTDRRELQAHLRATETTLSRRVGQEQLLRILTARMRETLNFGTILSATVAGIKTVFNADRAVIFQILANGDRRIAHQANHHPYAAVTSAMIPPGPLPAPYLAKLQSGQPQIHNDIATDPWPSAIAAFLSHIEVKSAMVAPIAHPSGGDRHPVWGILVVHACGENRQWQPFEANMLQHFADQLTTALHQAELYRKLQAANRELDRIARVDSLTQLANRRGLDDHLNQEWQRLGRERKPLSVVLADVDFFKSYNDTYGHGAGDHCLVVIASAIRHGIRRPADLAARYGGEEFALVLPDTDTAGAIQVVQLVRHHLQSLGLPHGASPNRPTITLSFGIATLVPDPEQPAESILTAADQALYRAKAAGRNQYQVFQA